Below is a genomic region from Drosophila albomicans strain 15112-1751.03 chromosome 2R, ASM965048v2, whole genome shotgun sequence.
gacagacagacggacggactaTTAACAACTCGACCATTAACGATgctcaagaatatatatactttataaagtTGGACGTGCCTCCATCTTCCTGTTACATACACTTCCTTGTGGTACAAAGTTtcaatacccttctaccttatggaCAGGaggaataaaaataatattacaaatcaAATGCACTCACTCCATTATAATCTTATGATCTTTGATGCAGCCAACGAGCTTAGTGTAGCTCTCATCCTCGGTTATCGCATCATCCATGCGCAGCTTCTCAATGCGCTGTTTTAGTAGATCCAAGTGAAGTCGTATTTTGATGCCAAATATAGTCGGACACATATCAATCGCCAGATGATAATACGTAATGATGGagactacaaaatattcaattatagcTGTTAACCCGAGCTGCCATGTGCCATCACGCCAGTTGAGAAAAGGATTGAAGACATTCCACGGTGCAACTCCATTGATAATCGCAGTGCAAATCGATGTTAGTGGATAGAAAACTAGATCATTATGTAGACAAAGGAAATACAATTTGAGCGTATGGTTGATCGATGCACTTGCAATTTCTCCTCGAGGTTAACACAACTCTGATCCAACTGATCGAGTAAGTCCTTTGATTTCTCCAATCGCCAAAAAGAGAGACAAAATATTGCGCCTTTAACTAATCCAGTtggaatattaaaaatcaattgagcCGAAACAATTAGTTCACTTGGCGTGAAGTTATTAAACTCCCGCACATAACTGATGATCAAGCCAACTGGAAGATAATTAACCAGCACAGTTAAGATCAAAGAATACAATATGTAGATCAAACGAGTTAAGCGATTTGTAGCTGGAGATCTCCAGCCTACCAAAGTATGCCAATAACTTGCAAAAACGAAAGCATCTCGAGATGGCAGCAACTCAGTTGAGCTTGAAGATTCTTGCAAGTATTTGCGAAACatgattttctatttaattaatgtaaaGAAAATCATTTCGAATATTGccattatttaactttttcacTTACGAATCCCTTTCGTATCCCAAATTCAACTGGTTCAGTCTTCTCATTGTTGCCCTTTTTATATAAGCACCACTAAATATTTGATGTGCAAATGGAAAACgtattttatttggcttttgAAATTGACATTGcgtcaacaaaatatataaggAATATCAGCAAgcaattcaataaacaatCAATTAAACGCACGCGTTACATTTGAAACAACTGCAAGTTGGCACACATAAAATATTCACAGATTTATTGGCAATGCTCACTGTTGTGTCTGCAAccataattttatatttacgcACCTGTCGCTTgccaaatgaaaaacaactgaaaagtgacacatatcaaatatttactgGCCAATTGACAAATGCCAAATGTGAGCCTTTGCTTACATCAGacaatgaattattaaaaaattctgtTACTTCACAGAAAACTACGACATACTGATAAAAGTCAAACATTTATCAATTAAAGTCTTTAGCTACTTTATTCAGTTATGATATTTcattctttaaattaattaaggaAAACATAtattctgtttctttttttattatattaaaaggaGTTAATGTGATTATGCTAAAACTTTTTAGTAACCAGTTAGCATGGAATAGTCATCTTCCACTGCTTTCATCCTTTACATCAAAAGTAAGGCAATGACATGACTAAATCTGTTATTAAGTTTAAATCGCTAGCTTTTCAAAAACTGACAACAAGTTGCAAATTTTCGAAAAGAAAGGAAACGGCAGTCATCATTATgcattttcttattaattacTAATTCCTAGACACACCTTGGTATTCCACATAAAAGCGACATCTTAATCACTAAGATGTGACGCTCTCTAATAACTATATATTGAAGATTCTTTATCTCaattaaacacaaacaaatgaaaatattggtaatgaatttgtatatatatatatttatatatgcaattAAAAGAGTTTAAAGGATATAGtagacaacaaaaatgtattgtaaaagtacttatgtttatgtttgggTCCAAAGAGTTCTGGAAAATGCTGCCGGCAGTGAACTGAATGGGTTGTTGAGCTTTGTGCAGGAATGAAAGTAGAGAGGATTTATATCGAGCGGATGCACTTAACAAACTAGACTGAAAAATGGTTGAAGTAAGTCATTGAATATCTTCTTCCAGCAAGTTGCagatataataaaatagaaatgtttTGCAACTAACTCTCAATATATATGGTAAAAGAGTGTGGCTCAGTCCGACCAAAAGTCGCAGAAAATGAAGAGACAACCGAAGTCCCTACAACCAAGAACTAAGTGAAGATGGTGTGTGATATACTATAAGcggtaaaaaaaatattgctgtCTCTGAAAGATtgagatatattttaataattttaatttatacatgTGACATAACATTCACTCTAGAAGCCGTTTGTGATCTTTAAAGCAGCCTGTCATCTTCGCGTAGTTCGTATCTCGTATCTGACTCAACTCATCGTTAGTAACTCAGTTTTCACATGTTAGATCagacaaaaaaacaacgattCAAAATTGCAGAAGCTTTATTaccatattaattttaaatttttttaataattttgttttgaagcCATAAGTAACATAAGTAACATCGTGCAAGATTTTTTTGTCCGAAACTACGTAGATTATCAATATAACGTGCATttgattatataaaaaattccCAGATTCATTTGCGTTCCAGTTTTTCAgccaaattgaattgttgaatAATTGTTACAACCGAGAAAGCCAACTTTGCGATCTTGAATGAATTCagttcaaattattaaataaaattgagttaaaattaaaaatacttacGCTTATATTGGTATGTAAAGAGATTTTAAAAATGCTTCCAGCAGTGAACTGCACTGGTTGTTGGGCCTTGTGAATGAAGTAAATTAGCGTAGATTTGTATCTTTGGGATGCACTCAACCAATTGGACTGAAATATAGTTAGTGTAAGTCGATCATTATCCTCCTCCAGCGTGTTGCAAATGTACGAAAAAGGAAAAGTCTGGCAAAAGACAGCTATAATGTATACGAGTGTGGCAATACCCGACCAAAAGTcgcagaaaaagaaaagatttgTCAGGCAAAGTCCCAATACGACGCccacaaataaaaactgaataaaGATCGTGCATGAAATGAGCGGCCTTAAGATGTTGAAGTATCTGAAAAGAGATTCAGTAATTTAAAGATCTGATATATGTGCTATAGAATTTACTCTAAAAGACGCTTGTGATCCTTGATGCATCCAGTCAACTCCTCATAGTGTTCTTCCTCGCTTCTGTTATCATCGCATCTTAATAGTTCAATGCGTTTGATTAACAGATTAATGTGCAGACGAATGGTCAATCCATAGATTACAGGGTAGATATCAGCTGCATTATTGTAAACAGCaggaaaatatactaaaataaattcaataagaGAAGAAAGCAACAATTCCCAAGTTCCATCACGCCAGTTCAATATGGGATTATAAACATTCCAAGGTGCAACTCCATTAATTAAAGCTGTCGATAAAGTTGATACACTGTACATATTGTAAATGACAAAGATGATGAAGAAAATACTGTTGCAGAGTACGACAGATCGATGTATTTGCAACTTCTCTGCATTCGTGGTGCAACTCTTGTCCATTTCATCCAATATTTCTTTGGCCTTTTCCAATCTCCACAAgttgaaataaagaaaagcaGCCTTAGCATAGCAACTAGGTAAATTGAACATCAACTGAGCCGACGTAATGAGTTCTCCTGGTGTAAAGTTTGCGAATTCTCTCACATAACTTATCATCAAGGCAACCGGcagatatatattaaatgtgatgatgatgccagAAAACACTTTATACATCGTATGGTATAATCTCTTCTTTGTTGGCGATCTCCAGCCAATCAAAGTGTGTCCATAACTCACGAATTTGAATGCTTCTCGAGAGACCAGCAACTCTTTTGAATCAGAAGATTCTctcaagtattttttaaacatgTTGCTATAGTCAAGCAGGATAAGGTTTTTCAACTGAATTTTCATGACCATTGTTGTGCTTTTATAAGTGCGTAACATGAGCGGGtcagaatatttaatttgcattctCATTTCAACTAAAGACAGCCTTCAACCAATAGTTCACATTTCGATAGAGAATTCAATAACCTTCTTGGAAATCCTTTGGCACTTTTGGCATTTGTAACAACTGCAAGTTGGCAcacatcaaatatttatagttttattggCAATGCTCACTGTTAGGCCTACAACAATAATTTCGTATTTACGCACTTGTCGCTGGGCAATTGAAAAGCAACTGCAAAGTGACgcatatcaaatatttaatgtccAAATGATAAATTCCAAAGGTGAACATTTGCTTACGTTACACTTTGAATTATTAAGAATTCTGCAAATTcatagaaacaaaaacaattcagTCCAATTCTCAGTTagatcaattaaaataataacattgtTTCAAATcatttgataatttatttcaaattgatgcAGAATTCAATTCTATAAACTTTCATAGTTTCCAAGAactaatttatacaaataaatgcataaattgcgTAGTATAAAGATACTGTTATAATGCTCAAATTTTTAGCAACCATTTAGTTAATATTACTTCTGTGGGCAAAAAGATAACAATAATATGTCAGTGACATATTTTCACATACACcattatatcaaataaaattttaaaataaaaatatattttttaaagaatttcaacatatattttttaaatctacATCATTTGTATGATACatcttaaaaattgtgttatttatatcaataaaaacgTTGATGTTTATGAACATTTCTCCAAACTTATTTCCGTTCCATTTTTGCagccaaattgaatttttgaacAAGTGTTACGACCGAAAAGGCAAACTTCGCGAGCTGCAATTAGGTCAAACATTGAAACTTATTCCATATTAGAGAACTATATCTTCAGATACTTACACTTATATTAGTACGCAAAGAGATTTCAAAAATGCTGCCAGCAGTAAATTTAAGAGGTTGTTGAGCCTTGTGCAAGAAGTAAATTAGAGATATTTTATAACGTCGTGATGCACTCAACCAATTCGACTGAAAAATGGATAAAGTAAGTCGATCAACATCTTCATCCAGCAGATTGCAGGTATAACAAAAGGGAAATGtctggcaacaacagccaaaaaTATAGGCAAGATTTGCAATACCCGACAACAAATCACTAAAATAAATGAGATTGGTAAAGGAAAGTCCCAATACCATGCCCACAACTAAAAACTGAAAGAAGATCGTGCTTGAAATGAGGGGCCTCAAGATGTCGCAATATCTGAAAGTAAAGAAAGTATTTGAAGGATATTAAGTTATATAGTGTAAATAAACTTTACTCTAGTATGCGTTTGTGATCCTTGATACATCCAGTCAGTTCCTCGTAGTTCTTATCCTCACTTTTATCCTCGTCGCATCTTAATCTTTGAATGCGTTTTATTAATAGATCGAAGTGCGAGCGGATAGTTTGTCCATAAATCACAGGATAGATATCAGTTGCATTATTATAATAGACTGGAAAAATTACTAAGATGTATTCAATAATCGCCGCTAGCCAGAGTTGCTGGGTTCCATCACGCCAGTTTAAGAATGGGATATAAAGGCTCCAAGGCGTGACTCCATTGATTATTGCAGTAGCAAACGTTGATAGAGGATAGAAATTATAAACGGACATGAAAGCGAGGTAAATTTTGTTGCAGCGTATAACATATCGATGTACTTGCAACTTCTCTTCTTGTCTAGTGCAACTCTTGTCCATATCATCCAACATTTCTTTAGCCTTTTCCAACCTCCACAGATTAAAGTAGAGAATCGCAGCCTTAATATAGCAGTTGGGTAAATTGAACATCAACTGAACCGATGTGATAAGTTCTCCTGGTGTCAAGTTTTTGAATTCCCTTACGTAGTTCATCATCATTGAAATTGGTAGATAAGTATTTATGGAAATTACGACgagtgaaaatattttatataacgCATTCTTTAAACCCTTCTTTGTGGGTGATCTCCAGCCAATTAAAGTGTGTCCATAACttacaaatttgaatgcaTCACGTGAATCTAGCAACTCTATTGGAGTAGAAGATTCTTGCACGTATTTTCGAAACATATTGCAGATTTGAATTTAGTTCAAATTAAACAGTCTAGTGTCTGGCTTTTTCATGTAACAATCTGTTAACACTTTTCGGTTACAACTGACGTTGGATACACATTGTTGCCTATTTATAAATACGTAAGAGAAGCACCTCAGAATATTCTATTTCCAACTGAATAGCAAGTATTCTAGATGGCTAGATACTGTGTGATCAGATTCTTATATTCTTTTCTTAGCTTcagatatttttatatttagttttcttcTTAAGCCTTTTAATTGTcatgctttaattaaaatgtttttcttataaaattaatttaatataggGTATCAATCACTAAACATACCAATGAATTACACAAATTTCTGTTCAAATTGAATACTGtcacttataaaatatttacttacaGATTGCAAAATATCGAATGCCGCACGCTTTACAATAGGACagcaaaattgttaaataaataaaaaccatacccaataattaaaaaagaattgcTTGAATTTGATATTGACTACATTCTACATTTGGATAGGTGAAAGGTAAAACCAGAGCCGAAAACACGCATCCATAAAGTGCggactaaaaataattaagaagtCGAATGTACTGGACTGAGAGATACCAATTActcattgtgaataaaagcaaaacagtgaagtattacatttaaaatataccaaagaatttaccacaaaaaaaacttaaatataccaaatgtgacttacccgctacccatttcaaataaaagaaacacagtgcagtattaattttaaaataataataatataccgaaaaatactataatgTTCCAAATTTGAGATACTTActaatcattttgaataaaattaaaatggtgcagtattaattttaaaatatatcaaatcacataacgaaaaatactgaaattagccaaagactatatttggtatattgttatagtacTTAATTCAAACACTAATCCAGGCTACAGTAGAATGTACTCGAATATCAGATACCCATTACTTATTGCGAATAAAAGGAAGACAGTgagatattaatttaaaaatataccaaataatatacttaaaaataccaaaaatataccgaatgcgagatacccgctacgcattttaaataaaagcaaaagagtgcggtattaatttaaaaatattcccaatattataccaaaaaaaaacactgaaatgtaccaaatatgagatacccactattaattttgaacaaaaggaaaacaatgagatattaattttaaaatataccaaaaatataccgcaaaaatactaaaaatataccgattgtGAGTTACCCGCTACTCGTTTTAAATAAGACCAAAACAGTatggtattaatttaaaaatataccaaataatatacttaaaataccaaaaatataccgagaatgagataccagctacacattttaaataaaatcaaaagagtgcggtattaattttaaaatatattatataccaaaaataattaaatataccgttactatatttggtaaattaataaagtactacattcaaaatacaccctatggaaaatataccaggttGTGAGCCAAATCCAAACTATGGGTAGAAAGCAAAACATGTTGAATGGGCAATTGGGTTATAAACGTAAACGATGTAGAGGTATGTATTCCTGCCCAGGGGTTGCTTGAACAGATTGAAACAATAAAGTGAATGCGAAATGCCTTGGAGCAAGCATCGAGTTGTGTTGAGATGAGTTGAGTTATCTGCTTTAAGTTGAGCCGATAACTTTATGCGCACAACTCCATTTGATTGATGAGATTTATGTTCGCAACGCACGCTtagaattgtattttatttcatttcatttcattttatttatacattttttttttattcttttcgtCGTCCCTTTCACAGAGATGAGcccaacaaacacacacacacacagagaataAAGCggtgcaaaagcaaacaaaaacatttaaagcGGCTCAGGAACAATTCCTTTATTCCTTTTTCGTGCCGTTGAGTGGCGTCTCTTCtcagtgtatatatattgttataaGAGGAAATCAAGTGGATTTACTGTCACTGAAGGAATTTAAGCTTTATCTTTAAGTCATTCgccattgtcattgtcattttTAATTGCCTACGTTTTCAGTGTGTGCGCTTTGAAATGAAACTCGAGCCAGTTGAGTGGCATTAATTAGTCGTCTAGCTGCAACCTCTCTctcacatcatcatcatcattggcTGAAACACACTGACAACTGattcatttcatattcttAGTCATGGCAACAGTCcacgacgtcgtcgtcgtcgtcatcgtcatatGTAAAATGTCCAAAGCTCTCTGTCCAGCTAAGTGCACAGAGTCAAAGGCTGCTTTTTATAGCAAGGCATTTGTTCGGCTCCTTTTTCAATGTCAGCCAACTGTGCGTATGCGTATTCTATGGAATGCAGCAAGGCGTCACTTCATTCATCGGGTTGATGTTGAGATC
It encodes:
- the LOC117574456 gene encoding odorant receptor 42b-like, translated to MDKSCTTNAEKLQIHRSVVLCNTDIYPVIYGLTIRLHINLLIKRIELLRCDDNRSEEEHYEELTGCIKDHKRLLEYFNILRPLISCTIFIQFLFVGVVLGLCLTNLFFFCDFWSGIATLVYIIAVFCQTFPFSYICNTLEEDNDRLTLTIFQSNWLSASQRYKSTLIYFIHKAQQPVQFTAGSIFKISLHTNISIAKLAFSVVTIIQQFNLAEKLERK
- the LOC117574457 gene encoding odorant receptor 42b-like translates to MNYVREFKNLTPGELITSVQLMFNLPNCYIKAAILYFNLWRLEKAKEMLDDMDKSCTRQEEKLQVHRYVIRCNKIYLAFMSVYNFYPLSTFATAIINGVTPWSLYIPFLNWRDGTQQLWLAAIIEYILVIFPVYYNNATDIYPVIYGQTIRSHFDLLIKRIQRLRCDEDKSEDKNYEELTGCIKDHKRILEYCDILRPLISSTIFFQFLVVGMTFPFCYTCNLLDEDVDRLTLSIFQSNWLSASRRYKISLIYFLHKAQQPLKFTAGSIFEISLRTNISLAKFAFSVVTLVQKFNLAAKMERK